The nucleotide sequence ttctcattgaaagcaagtccaacaagcggtagatctgttctatgtgcactatttctatgcttccctttcttaagttttgtttttgcgtcttttacgttttacttcaaacagctgaaaatacaatatttttggttattgaaaatatatttcactgcagtttagatggtacaatgatatTCTACACTATATATTGCTTGTTTGGTCACAAACTGAAATTCGGAAACTAGTAGAAAttctgcaaccaggaaatggcataTTGCaccttaaaaaaaaaagaagaaacatTAAAGAGCAGAGGACTGCTGGCGCAATGACCTTGTAAATTATCCgaactcctccctccctttctgttATTCGAATCTTTGCCTCGCCCACTTCCACCCCCTCAATTCATACCTTGATCTATGACTCATTGCTACTGTTCTATCCACTTCCACCACACTACATAACACACAGCAAAGACATTCTTTCCGTTCAAGATGGCACAGTATGCCAAGACAAGAGTAGGGGAGTTGTGATGGAACATATGAGCAGGGACATTGGCTTGTGGCTCAACTAACCCATTTAGCAtcagctgcctgcctgccacactCATGGACCAGAGCAAGCATAACCTTTGACCTGGAAGAAGAATAGTCAGTTCCATGACAGAGGAGCAAAGGGCTGATGACTGGGAGAGTGACGTCCCTGTTCAAACACATGTCGTCTGGGTATTCCAGAAAGTATGTCACTGTGGGGGCAAAGGTGTATCTCTACTACTCCGACGGGGTCGCCACACGCAGCTACGGTTTGATAGTGTAGTGTACAcagacgcgcacgcacacacacacacacacactgcaccccaCGAGAGGTGAAGAGCCCATATTCTGACAGCTCTGACCCACTGAACACTGGTACTGCTGCTACCCCTCACATCTCTACTGCACACACACTGTTAACCCTGGAACTGGTGCCCCACTCGCACGCTAGgctaaattacatttacatttacatttaagtcatttagcagacgctcttatccagagcgacttactaaaTCCACAATTACTGCAGTACCActgactaccactactactaccctccCTTACAGTTACTACTACTTCTAAAgctacaactattactactaccctacactacagttACTACTACCCTACCTTACAGTTACTACTACTTCTAAAGCTACACCATTTACTACCACCCTCCACTACAGTTACTACTACCTTACCTTACAGTTACTACTACTTCTAAAGCTACAACTATTACTACCACCCTCCACTACAGTTACTACTACCTTACCTTAGTTACTACTACTTCTAAAGCTACAACTATTACTACCACCCTCCACTACAGTTACTACTACCTTACCTTAGTTACTACTACTTCTAAAGCTACAACTATTACTACCACCCTACACTACAGTTactactaccctacactacagttACTACTACTTCTAAAgctacaactattactactaccctacactacagttactactaccctacactacagttACTACTACTTCTAAAGCTACAACTATTACTACCACCCTACACTACAGTTactactaccctacactacagttACTACTACTTCTAAAgctacaactattactactaccctacactacagttactactaccctacactacagttactactaccctacactacagttACTACCACCCTACACTACAGTTactactaccctacactacagttACTACTACTTCTAAAGCTACAACTATTACTACCACCCTACACTACAGTTactactaccctacactacagttACTACTACTTCTAAAgctacaactattactactaccctacactacagttactactaccctacactacagttACTACTACTTCTAAAGCTACAACTATTACTACCACCCTACACTACAGTTactactaccctacactacagttACTACTACTTCTAAAgctacaactattactactacttctaaagctacaactattactactaccctacactacagttactactaccctacactacagttACTACTACTTCTAAAGCTACAACTATTACTaccaccctaccctaccctacaacTGGGCAATTCCACTATAATGGAAATACATTGAAATTATTTTACTTTAAAATGTACgccaaacaaaaaacaaacattgaTTTCAAAGCACAACGACTGCTTTGAACAATTcactcaaataaataaaaacacatttactggaaaaACTGTGCCGATGCAAAGCTTGATAAAATATCAGTTTTGTTCGGTTACCAAACTTtgtatctgcacagttcttcacgtaatgtgtttttgtaaaactTTGTGTTTaattgttcaaagtagtccttgtgcatagagttctaTGGTTTgttcaatggtttttgtttggtatACATTTTAATGTGAAAAAATGTGAGTCTCAGTGTAATTCCGCTACCATGGAATTGCCCAACTACTACCACTAGTGAGGCTACAACTACCTCAACTATTACACGTAGTACCCTACATtatagctactactactaattcGATTAAGGCTACAACTACCACAACTATTACTGCTATGCCCTCTACCACTTCTATCACTACTTCTATCCCCACCATCACTACTTTATCTACTATAAATATTGAAATTAAATATTTCACTTCAAGCTCTTTGAGTAAATGTGGCGTAACAAAGTCTAGACAGTCCTTCAATGACTAACGCCACTGATAAGAGGGAGACCCTGGGGTCAAGGTTCAGTAGTGAACAACTGAGATAAtatgttaatataacacagtcactAGGTAGCAGATTATATCAAAGTGACTTACAGTGAAACACAATCGGGTTATATTGAGTATAATGTACTGCGGCTTGTACAGGACTCAaaccatgctctagtctagttgAACCAAGGACTAGAAAGGTCTGAACCCTGCTTTGGGAGAGGGCTGAGTGGGCTGAGAAACTGGGTCAGGGTGGGATGGAAACCTGGGAGAATGCAGTGAGACTGGGTGACAGACGTAGGACCGTGACATAATACGCAAAGATAGCCGTAGGACCTGGCTCAAATATCAAGACCTGCGTCACTGGGCAAGCTCACTGACAGCTTACAGCACTGTAGCCAACTACTGCGCCTTGGTAATCGAATGAAAGTCAGTCTATTCAGGAAGtcaactgaaattccaattaaaTAACTGAACAGGGCTTTTCAGGGAATTCTTAATGAACTGAAAAGGAGAAActattaattttaaaaaaatgtgtgtatacacacacttttttttttgCTTCCTGAATTGAGTGACTTCAATTTGAATTGAACCCAAACCTGTCAGTCATATCTGGCCATTGTCTAAGCTTGTAATATTAATGTTTTATGCTATGCGGAGGACGGTTAAAAAGAACCATTCTTTCATACATTCATTATCTCAAACACAAAGACAAAAGCGATCCAAACAAGCGCATGCGTACATAGCCATACAGAAGTAGCCTACAATAGGCTAGGCaagcaaacacacatacacagccatCCAAACAGACACCAACCAATCAAACACACGCACCCTTACCAAACCAGCCACAAGAATGCCTTGTTTGCGTATGGGTGAGAGATTGAAAGAGCGGTCTTCAAAGCTAGTGAAACACCGATCTCAGACCAGATAGCTCCCAGAAGGTTGACTTGCTGCCAGTGGTATGAGAACATTGGCATGACAATAGGGGCCATACACTGGCATGGGAGAAGTCGGGGGCATATAGGACAGCTATGGCCCCACTTAGCTGAGGGAGAACAGACAGGATTACATACCCACCCTTTGTCAGTGATATGATAGTGCCAGTTCAGGATCACAGTAGAGATGTCATCAAAATGGGACACCACTCCCCCCCTATCTATGGCGTAGAATTATATAAAACGTTGACATTGTTACTAATCCTTTCTATTTCAGTCTCTCCTCCGTCTCACCCCTCGATCCTCATTAGCATGATATGGCCATTGATGACACCGAGTCCCCAGCTCACCCTGTTCCCTTCCACAATTCTCTATATTCCCTCTTCCCCAGCTTCTCGCCCCACATCTCCCCTCATCTTGGCGCTCCAAGTGATGACGCCGTCCCTTCCTGTCTTCAAACCCACCGTCTCTACCTGCTACCCTGCCCCTCGGTCCTCCCCCACCCTTCCAGTTCTCTCACCTTGGTGCGTCCATTGATGACACAGTCCCCCAGCTGCCCGTGGGCAGCGCTGTGCATCACGGCCTCGTCGATGTGTGCCATCAGCATGGCGATGCCCTCGCAACCCGGCTCGTGCCCCTCCACCCAGGCGATCTGGTCTCCACGGATATTCCGTGAGGGGATGCTCCTCTGGCTGACCAGCTGACCCCCCCGGAACTTCCCGCTGCGGTTCAGACTCTCCACCTCGCCCAGCACTGACTCACCCAGCCGTGGCCCCAGGAAACTGTCCTTCACACAGATACCATAGGAAGTCAGGCAGGGCACGATGTACTGCTGGGCGATACTCTCCGCCGACCAGCCCACCCCGGCCGGTAACGGTAGAGACTGGATGCTGTTGGCCTCCACCGGGGACATCTGGCCTGGAACAACCCCGGGGCCCAGCAGCATCACCTTGTGTACATTGTGGTGCAGCTTGTTGTTGTGAGGGTCGGGCAAAGAGGGGTGAGGGGTGGCGCAGTGGTTGAGGTTGCTATGGTTATTGTTGATGCTGCTGTCGCCGTTGGCAGCAAGAGGGAGGACAGCCTTGCCGGGTTTGGAGGGCTCCACTTTGTGAACTTCGCTCTCGGACACTCGTCTCCGTTTGCAATCCGAGGTTATCGACTCACCTGGTCCATAGGCCATCATACCTAGAGTACCTAAACCTGAACCCACTGATAAGGCACAACCTTTGGGCATCTCAGAACCCATGTCCCGGTTCTCCTCACCTCTCCGCTTCCGATGGTGCAGCTGTTTGACCTGCGGGTCACCATTGGGCCTCTTCACCAGAAGAATGCATTTCTCATGTTGTGTTCTGTCCCCATTCTCCACGAGGCGTGCTCTGCTGCCTAGGTGTTGCGCAAGGCCATTGGGTGTCTCCCCCACCCCTTTCACTTGCGGAGGGTAACCGTTGGGACCACTGTGGCTGCCCTCAATGGTTGCGAACGGAGACACAATCCCACCGTTATAGAACGGCAGCCCAGTATTCGTCTGTTTCTTTAAAACCGTGATGCTGGAAGTGCTTGTTTTTGAAGCCAGACCAGACAGTAATTCCGCGGCCGTGGCGCTCCCAACCGGCGCTATGCCCTGGCAGTAGCCGTTTAGTCCATTGAGTCCCATGTTGGTTTGGAAAGGTTGAAACTCGGCGGCTCCAAATATGTGTTCACCGTTTCTCACTCTCTCGCCGGAGGCTGGAAAACTGTTGTGTCCGTGGGAAGAGCTTTGATTTAAAAGGTCCGTGTGTTCCAAGCTCTCCATTTCATCTCGTCTAGTGCTAGATGCGCACGTAGCCCACGTCCTCGCCTCATTTTTTACGGGAGCCACCGTGCGAGAGCGAGAGTGCAGCACAACTGCCTAGGCTGCGAGAGAGGAGCGGTGCCACAGTTGTGGGAAGTTTCATATTAAAAAGTCTCCTTGCCACAGTTTTTCTTTCATTCATGATTTTTCTTTAAATGGTTTCACATTTGTCTTCGATTGAAATGTTTTCTGGTATTCAGAAGCTTGAAACGTTTCTAAAACAAAATGATACAATAATTACTTGACTGCGATTACCGTTATAGCCTATAATAAGTAGGCTAATCGTATAGCCTCACATGCTTGGGACAAAATACTCTAGCTAAACATAAATCAGCCTAATCTTCCCACCAGGCCTAGACTATTCATATTCCATCGATTAAGAAAGCTCCAAGGGACCCTACACTTTGTAGACAAATTGAACCGTAGTCCGAATATGTTATGTAGCGTTGCCTACATTTATTGACTAACTTAGAATAGGCCTACATTTCTTTAAATATGTTGTATTATATTCTAATAATATATTCTATTCCGACATGGGGCTATAGTGACTCGGGTAGTTAAATGGTAATCGTTTTTTTTACAGCAGTTCAATCCTAAAATATTGTTATGACAATATATTTCAGGGAATAACACATTAAGGTCATAACATTGATATCGGTTATAATAATTCCCCACTTCACGATGAGGGGGCAAACACAATGTCAGAGCAGCTAATCGGAAGAACGCATGCCACTCTACCTTGTTATGCATTCACATTACTACAGTGTATAGCCTGCATGCATAGCCAATCATTTAAGACATATAGCCTACACGTGTTTGCATTCCTTTCAACATACAGATAGCCTATATTGGATTATTTTGGAGTGAGTTTAGCTACGATTCAGAAATCAATTCAACAACGTGCATGTAATAATAGTAGCCCGGGCAAAATATAGCCCTCTGTCTGTCAGCTGATTGTACACTTACCTATCAGTAACTCAAAGCTTCCAGCAACGTAGCCTACGTGACCGGCTGAGGGTATGTCTGTTATTTCCGGGATTGTCTTGGTGATGTTCTAGACACATTTCTTTGTTTAACCTATAAATATCCATATATGTCCACCACCCGGGGTTACATTTGGAAACTGATGCTTGTCCTGGGGAGGGAACTACCGCTTCTGCCGCGGGAGAAACGGCAGGTCCTCCTCAATCAACAAAAAGTACGCTCCATTCCCCCGCCGA is from Oncorhynchus gorbuscha isolate QuinsamMale2020 ecotype Even-year linkage group LG19, OgorEven_v1.0, whole genome shotgun sequence and encodes:
- the LOC124005619 gene encoding uncharacterized protein LOC124005619, coding for MESLEHTDLLNQSSSHGHNSFPASGERVRNGEHIFGAAEFQPFQTNMGLNGLNGYCQGIAPVGSATAAELLSGLASKTSTSSITVLKKQTNTGLPFYNGGIVSPFATIEGSHSGPNGYPPQVKGVGETPNGLAQHLGSRARLVENGDRTQHEKCILLVKRPNGDPQVKQLHHRKRRGEENRDMGSEMPKGCALSVGSGLGTLGMMAYGPGESITSDCKRRRVSESEVHKVEPSKPGKAVLPLAANGDSSINNNHSNLNHCATPHPSLPDPHNNKLHHNVHKVMLLGPGVVPGQMSPVEANSIQSLPLPAGVGWSAESIAQQYIVPCLTSYGICVKDSFLGPRLGESVLGEVESLNRSGKFRGGQLVSQRSIPSRNIRGDQIAWVEGHEPGCEGIAMLMAHIDEAVMHSAAHGQLGDCVINGRTKAMVACYPGNGTGYIRHVDNPNGDGRCITCIYYLNKNWDVKVQGGLLQIYPEGKSVVANIEPLFDRLLIFWSDRRNPHEVKPAYATRYAITVWYFDAKERAEAREKYKLATGQKGVQVPVTPNNKT